A region of the Terriglobales bacterium genome:
GTTCAAAATGACGTAGTGTCCCACCTGTATTGGCTTGGGCGCGTGCGCGGAAGCCGACAAGTGTCCAACATGCGAAGGCACCGGAGAAGTACCCAGCGATGAATTAGTGAGTGACGAACCGTGCTAACCGCAAATCGCGATCGAGAGCCCAACATCATGAGACCAGTCGAGAAACGCTACCGCAACTTTTGCGAACATATTGCTGCCGTTTGTGAAACCGAAGCTAGAGCTTACGAGGAGCATCCGGGTCTCCACGACGGCGATTTTCAATTCATCAGCTCTCTGCGGGCCAAGTGCGATGAATGGCGCCAGCAACTGCGCCGAATGGAAGGCGCTTATCCGGATCGAGAGGCTTGATCTCCGGAACCCGTGAACACACTCTTAAGATCGGGTGCACTATCCCCGGAAGAAAAAGATTAATGAACTTTTGCGTCCGGCACGTCGAGCCCGGCCGTTATCGGGTTGAATTCGAGCAGGACGGAAAGGACACTCATGCAAAAACATCCAACGCCGACGAAACATGAGTCTCCAGCCGTGGTCAACCTAACGGAAGATGCAGTCCCGTCGCGCCACGCGACGGGACTGCTCGACCTTGAATTGAGGGAAAGCGAAGAACGCTATCGCACCTTGTTCAACCTGGTCCCTGTTGCCGTCTATTGCTGCGATGCCGCAGGTGTGATTCAGAATTGCAATCGCCGTGCCGTAGAACTCTGGGGCCGCCAGCCGGCACCAGGGGATACCGACGAAAAATTCTGTGGCTCGTTCAAGTTGTTCCGGCCGGACGGCACCTTTATGCCCCATGAGCAGTGTCCGATGGCCGAGGTAGTAAGCGGAAAATTGCGGGAGGTGCGTGACGCCGAAGTGCTCATCGAGCGGCCTGATGGCACGAAGATAACCGTGGTCGTGAATATCCTTCCGCTGAAGAACGAACGAGGAGAGGTCACGGGAGCCATTAATTGCTTTTACGACATCACCAAACGCAAAGCGACCGACGTATTGGTCGATTCGCAGAGGCAAGCTCTCCAACTGTTGGCCGAGGGCGCGCCGCTCGAAGAAGTGCTGAAATTCCTGATCGGCGTGGTGGAGCACCACTCTGCTGAGGGCATGCTCGCTTCCATCGCGCTCTTGAATGAAGCTGGCACGCACTTCCAGCGCGGCATTGGCGTGAGTTTGCCGGAAGCTTTCAACGCGGCGGTCGAAGGCGTGCCGGTTAGTTCGCCGACTGGGCTCTGTGCGGCTGCCCTGCGCCGTCGGCAAGCAGTGGCAGTTCACGATTTCAATGAGACCGCGTGGCGGCCCTTCGGAGAATTCGTTGCGCCTTATGGGCTGCGCTCGGGGTGGTCCGTTCCCATCATTTCCTCCAGCGGGAAAACGCTCGGCACGTTTGCCAACTACTATCGCGACGCCGGCGATCCGACGCCGCAAAACCGGGAATTAGTGGACATGGTCGCTCGCACCGCGGCGATCGCTATTGAGCGCAAGCAGGCTGAGGAAGCCTTACGCGAAGCCGGAGAACGTTTCCGTTTCATGGCCGAATCCGTGCCGCAGAAAATGTTCACAGCCAAACCGAACGGCGAGGTCGACTATCTCAATCGGCAGTGGGCGGAATGCACGGGTCTCACTTTCGATCAGATGAAGGACTGGGGCTGGACACAGTTCATCCATCCGGACGATGTGGCGGAGAACGCCGGCCGTTGGCAGCACTCAATTGATTCCGGCAACCCGTTTCAGTTCGAGCACCGCTTCCGGCGCGCCGATGGCACTTATCGCTGGCACCTCAGTCGCGCTTTGCCCATGCGAGATGGCAACCGCGATATCACTATGTGGATCGGCTCGAGTACCGATATTCAAACGATTCGCGAGCAGGAAGAGCGGCTGCGGAGAACTGAGAAAATGGCTGCGGCCGGCCAGCTTGCCGCCACTATGGCGCACGAAATTAACAACCCTTTAGCGTCGGTCACGAATTCGCTGTACCTCCTTCAGACCGACCCGAACCTCAACGCAGAAGCCCGCTTCTTCGTGACCACGGCGTCCACGGAGCTCGCCCGCATCTCTCGCATTGTCAAGCAGAGCTTGTCGTACTACCGGGTGGGAACAATTCCCCGCGATCTGGATCTGGGTGGCATCGTGAACGAGTCTCTGCAAATCTTCAGTGAAAGATTGCAGCGGTCGGGCATCGAGTTGAACGCGAGGATCGATAAAGGCGCGGTGCTGGTCGGCTTCCCAGACGAGCTGCGCCAGGTGATAGACAACTTGCTGCTCAATGCGCTGGAAGCCATGCCGACTGGCGGCCGTTTGGGTGTGTCCGTGCATGAGTCGTTCGACTGGACGCATGATCCTAGCGATCGACAGGGCATACGGCTGACGATTGCCGATACGGGATGTGGTGTCCCCAAGGACTATCGCAGCAAGATTTTTGAGCCATTCTTCACCACCAAGCCCGAAAAAGGAAACGGACTTGGACTTTGGATTTTGCAGGGCATCATCTCAAAACATGACGGCGTCATGAGTTTCCGCAGTTCTGATGGCGCCGGCAAGAGCGGAACGACGATATCCGTATTCCTGCCTTCCCATTCCCGGGCCCAACGTAAATCGCAGCACTCACAGTCCGAGTTCGCCGCCTAGGAGCCAATGGCAAAAGGCGCCGTCGGCGCCAGCTTGTGAAGAGGTCTGGCGAGGAGATTTTGGAACTCACTTCGCTCCAACTCGGGTTGGCGTGAATCTGCCCCGGCCGTTCGGAGGAATTCACTTCGCCCGACCGCTTCAAGGATTCGTGTTCATTTCCTCCAGCAGCATTCCTCGCATGGCTCTGAGCCTTTCCAGCAGCGCTTGGGGAAGACTTGCGGCCATGCCGGGATTGTCGACAATATCGGCGAGTTCTTCATGTACCTGATGAATCCGATCGTTGAACTTATGTGACATACCTGGATCTACCTCATTGCGGTAATCAGCTCGCAGGGGCCAGTGCTTGATCGTAATCGTGAACGAAGCGCTCAATTCCTTGCGTGGTAAGCGAATGCGAGACGTCGAACGATTCCCAGGGCTGCTCCAGGTCAAGCTTTTCGTAGGGAATCGTGTCTCCAATCCACCTATGCATGACCGGAGGGCCCACAACGGGAAAGTTTGCGATGGCCCATTGGCTCAGAACTGATGACGGGACCGTTACCAGATCAACGTCGAGGGAGAGGCAGCAAAGAAGATGTTCCAGGCAGCGAACGCTTGCTGCCAGAAGAAGCACGTGTCCGTCTCCCTGGAGAAACATCCGCTGAATATTCTTCACCAAATCGATTCCTGGCTTGCCGATTTCATCGAGACGTCCAATGAACGGAGAAACATACACTGGGCTTGCGGTTCCCCTCGTGGCCGCATAGACCGCTGCTGCCTGCTGTTGCGAAAAGCACAAGGTCATATTCACTCGCATCCCACTCGCAACCGACATCTGTGCCGCGCGAATCCCTTCGGCCGTGCATGGATATTTGATATATGCGTTGTCGATCCATGCGTACATCTCGCGTCCCTGTTCAAACATGTGCTCGGCGGGAGTAGTCGAATCGGCGAATACTTCTATGGAAACGCCCGCAGATCCAACCAGTGGGGAAATGCGCTGAACGATGCTTCTATATTCCTCGTCCTCCTGGTGAGAAGTGAATCGGCGCCCCGACGCGAGATATTTCACGATGTGCGGATTCGAGGCAATCAGAGACGGGTTCGTTGTTTGTCCATCCAGATACCCGAGCAGGCCCCTGATTCGGACCGTCTCATCTGGATCACCACTATCGAGCAGGACACGAGTTTTAGGACGATTGATCATCTTGTACACCTACGCTTCTGGCAAACTGGACTATGCTATTTCGCATCTGCAGGGGCGTGACGGATATCTTCTGGCTTCGCTGCGACGTCACTCTTGACCGGCAATCCTCTGAAACTGAGCTTGAGCAGAAACAGAAGAAAAAGAACCACGCCAAGTATGATTGCGATTCCGATCGCAGTGACTGCGGCTCCGCTCATTGCTAACAGCACTTCTTCACCACCCACCCGGCGAAACGCCGGTCCGAATGCACCTGCGGGAAGAGTATTGCTTTTCCATAATCCGATGCGCTGAGCTGTTTTATACAGTGCCGGTTCGGCGGCAAGCGCCTAATGGAAGTGTGTACCAGGAAATCAGGATCAGAATGGCTCTCTCAAATGTCATGTTTAGGCGTCAGACAGCTTCTGCTGTGCTCAACCAAAGCTGCAGAATCTCAGATCTTTGTCATCTGAGTGTGGCTGACGGGATGCAGATGTTGGCATTCGCTTGCGTGCCAACCATCGCTGCCTTCCTGATCTGTTTCGCAATAACCATGAGCCGCTAGTTCGAAACATAGAGACATCGGCAACCCCACGATGCTCGCAGCCTGGGGTTTCGTAGCGAGGACAAGACATGAACTTGGTCATATTCGGCGCGAGCGGAGGCACGGGGCGCGCCCTCGTGGAGCAAGCGCTTGACCGAGGGCACACCGTCACAGCTTTTGTGCGCAAGGCTTCTCGAATGCACATCAAGCACGGACGACTGAGGCTTGCCATTGGGGACGTGCTCGACTATGGCATGGTCGAAGCTGCCATCGCCGGACAGGACGCGGTTCTCTCAGCGCTCGGCCACAAACGATGGCTGATTAAGACTTCCATATTGTCCAGGGGTACCAGGAATATCGTTGCGGCCATGACTAAGTGCAAGGTGCGAAGGTTTGTGTGTGAAACCTCGCTTGGAGTAGGCGACAGCCGGGGTCGACTGGGGATCCTGTATACGTTCTTCCTGATTCCTCTCCTGCTCTACTTCTACTTTCAGGATAAGGAACTGCAAGAAAAGTGCATCATGCAAAGCAGCCTGGATTGGATCATTGTTCGTCCAGCCGCGCTGACCAACGGCAAACAGACTGGCGCAGTTCGCGAAGGCAAGGACATCGGGAGCTTCTTGTTCACGCATAGGATTTCGCGAGCCGACGTCGCGTCATTCATGCTGTCAGAGGTGAAAGATGATCGATATGTGAAAGATACGCCTGGCGTTGAGTCCGGCGTGAGCAGCTTAACAACCGGCTACTTGCGTTGAAACAACATTCTTTCGAGCGGGGTGATACCGAACGCGGGCAAGCGGAGCGCGGCTACATGTGCAAAATCGCTCAGCACACATCCCTAATTGCTGCGTACGATTCAACCATGTCCAGAAGACTGCAGAAAAGCAAGAGACGGCCTAAGAAAGTAAAGAAACCGATCATTGTGCACCTTCCCGCCGCCGCATAAGCTGGAGAGGTAATGCCTTCAGAACCGGCGCGAGGGTACCAATCAACGTGTGCACTTCTGCTCAGAATAGCATCGACACAGAGAGTATTGTGTCGACATGACGAGTGCTAACATCGCGCAATGCCCTTTGTGCAAGGGAGTGGGAACGGTGAATGGGGCTATGATCTGCCCAAGATGTGATGGAGATGGAATTCTGGACGCGACGGTTATCGCAGCGGAGCGTCGCGGGCGACAGCAAGAGCAAAGCGCAAATTCCTCAGCGCTTGACTAGTCGAGTAGATAGACGCCCATTAAACCAAGCTATTCTTCGTTTGACTCTTGAGTAGTATCGGCGTAGGGTTGGACATGAGTGACAGTTCCTACCCTCTTTCAGACCCTCTGAACTAAGTCAGTCCTTCTGAAGTTCTCCCCTCTTAGCGACCGACCACAACCTTAAGGAGGTTGCAATGTTTGCTCGTAATGTCTCTATTCATCTGAAGCCGAACACACTCAACGATTTCAAGCAGACGTTCGAAAAGGAAATCGTACCCATGCTGCGCAAACAGGCGGGATTCCGCGACGAACTTGCTCTGTCGGGCGATAGCGATACCTACGTGACCGCGATTAGCTTCTGGGACTCCAAGGAGCAAGCCGATACCTACAACAGCAGCACGTATCCGAACGTCTTGAAGACGTTGGATAGGTATCTGGATGGTCCACCTAAAGTGCGCTCTTCGGCCGTGATCAGTTCCACTTCCCACAATGTGACCGCAGCCCAAGTTGTAGCCGCCTAAGCTCGACTATGCGGATGAGAAGCGCCAACATCGCGCCTTCTCATCCGGCATCTAAACGAACCCTGACTCGGAAAGAGCATCTCCCGTGCAACCTGATCCTCAGCGATTCGAGAATCAGAAGATTCTCGAACAGACAAATGCGCGCCAGGCAGAGTTGGATGAGGCTTCGCGTGGCGTGGCGAATGAAGGCTGTCCCAATGAGCCTGTGTCAAGCGTTCCCGATGCTACAGGATATTCGGGCGCAGATGATGCTGCGGAGCGACAGTAGCTTCATCTGTAGGCGATTTAAATCGTTCCGTTGAGAAGTTATCGATCCTCTCCTGCCGGTCCAAAACTGTATAAAACTGCTCAGTCAGACCTCGCTTGATGGCCTATAAGTTACACAGCCTCTTCCGTACGGAGCAGTAAGCAGATCAGGAGATCAATATGGCGACTCCGGCGAGAACAACGCAAGTCAGCGGGATCTACGAAACGTTAGGACAATTGATTCAGAATCCCAAGTCGTTGGGTTTGCGGGAACAACTTCCACCGCGTGTTCTAGCCGTGTTGACCAGCACGCGAGAGATTCTTCGGGAAGAGATGAACGGGAGAGCGCCGATAGCTGGCGGAGAGAACGATTTGGCCGCCGAGTTGTCTCAGGATGCCGATACGCAACACGGCATTCCCGAAGAAGGACAGAACGAAATGTCTTTCAACCGGCTGCTGTGCCTTCGAATGGAGCAACTTCACTTGAGCAACTACGACGTTGCCGTCAGCCTTGGCTGCACTATCCAGCATGTGTGCGACTTAATAACTGGGGTCAGGGAGCCAACAGAGCTGCACATTGCAGAGCTTGCATTGCTATTTGGAGTGACTCAAGACAGCCTTGCGACAGCCGGGAAGCCGACGATGTACCGTCTGGCCGCAACGGTTTAGCTGCGCGGCATCCAGCGCGTTAGAAGCGGCCACCGAGCCCTCTGGGGGTTAACGAGATGTTGAGTCCTTTGAAAATTGGGACTGTTCTTGTGCAGACTAACACGTTCATTCCCGATTCGGTCTGGGTGCAAATGGAAACCTTCTGTGCCGGCTGGCAGGCGATCACGAACTTAAATGGCGACGATCTGGATCGGCAGATTCGCGATGGTGGCTGGAATTTCATTTTTATGGGTGGCGCGCTTCAAGGCACTTCCTGGGGATCCTGGGGCGGTACTGCCATTCGCTCCGCAGCAATTCGAGTCTTGAAGAGAACCCAGGCGACGAAGCTCAATGCATTTGAGATCACTGGTATCCACGCCAGGCGCTTTCTTGGAGTTCCGTACGTGGTTGTGACCGGCCATTCACGTCACGTGCAGAAGAGCACAGTATTGCAAAACATCGCGGAACGGATTCATCAGACCGCACGAGCTATGCCGAGTTCAACTTCCGACGGAGTAAGCGTTGCCCCCGTGCCTGCTCCAGCAGTTGCAAAGTGATCATTCCCGCCGATGGAGACGCGGATCTGTTTAGAGTGCTCTCGCGTCTATCGACCTGCTACGCCAATTTGGCAGGAGTATCCACTCCACTATCGAGCGGTACACTTGCGCGGTTCGGCGGCGGAGTTGCTCCTTCGTCCGCGTTTGGAGACTCTTGCGAATGACCTGGCGTGGCTGGAACCGTCACAGGCGGTCGATTCCGACGCGTCTCCGCCGGATTGGCGTGAGCAACTGCACAGTTGGGCGTTAATAAGAAAGCAGCAGGGACGCCCGTCTCTAAATGACGGAATCTACGTGTGCTTGGGGTCTCCTCCGTTCCAGAGCAGCAAATACTACAACGTACGAAGCGAGGTGAAGTGCAACCTAGAACATGCATTGGCGACGAGTGGCTCCCCGTAATCGGGACAGCCGAACCACCAACTATGGGGAAAAGACTGTGAGACCGGTCGAGACGCTGTACCGCAACTTTTGCGAGCGCCTTGCGCACGTTTGCGAGACTGAGGCCAAAGTCTACGAGGAACATCCGAGTCTACATGACGAAGACTCTCAACTCATCAGTTCGCTGCGAGCCAAGAGCAATGAATGGCGCAAGCAACTGGAACGAATGGAGGCCGCTCGAAAGGGAGCGAGCGTCTAGAGAAATCGAGAAGATATGGGTTGAAACAACCGTTCAACGTAATCTGGCCCTGGTCATGGGGAAATTTACAGCCCAGGACGTGTGAACTCTCTGGGGACTGCCGGAGGTTTCTGACTAAATCACCGGGGCATCCTCGACGCTTAGGCGCCCGTGAAAATCTTAAGCCTCGGGGTGCACGATTTTAGATCTGCAGGGGCACTGCTCGTGTGGGAGCGCCACGTTCGGAACCATCTGCTGACCAGTCGTTTTGGGGCCCCAAGCGCTTTGAACTTGATGTCAGTTCCTGCAGCCATTGAAAAGCTGGAAGAGACAACATCCCTTCCGGGCAGCGCCAACGCCAATTCCCCCTCGCGCGGCCGGGTACATTCATCCGAGTTTCTGCTCCGAGGTTTAGGAGATCCTGCAACGGAGCAATCGCCAGCGCCGCAATCGACGACCACGTGAGATGCATCAGCGCCGGAGCCGCCTCGGCGCTCGCGCCTGGTGCGCGTTTGAGGTAACTCCAAAAGTTCTGCCGTTGGTAATCGGGCGATTCTTCGTACCATTCTCGCGTAGGGGCATTGTCATGGGTGCCGGTGTACGCGACGGTGTTGGGTACAAAATTGTGGGGAAGATAGGGATTATCTGCATGGCCGTCGAAGGCGAACTGCAGAACTCGCGTTCCCGGCACTTGAAATTGGTCGCGCAGTACTTGAACGTCCGGAGTAATGACACCCAGATCTTCGGCGATGAACGGCAGGCGGCCCAGCTCCTTACGCACTGCTTCAAACAGGTGAGCGCCCGGACCCTCTACCCATTTCCCGGACTGAGCCGTTGATGCTCCGGCTGGAACGTGCCACGCGGCCGCGAATCCGCGGAAATGATCCAGGCGAACTACATCCACGTGAGCGAGCAGGGCGCGCAGCCGGTCTATCCACCATCGATAACCGGTTGCACGAAGGGCATCCCAGTTGTAAACGGGATTGCCCCACAACTGTCCCTGCACGCTGAAATAGTCGGGAGGGACACCGGCGACGAAGCGTGGCCGGCGCTGCTCGTCGAGCAGAAACAACTCCGGGTCCGCCCAAACATCACTGGAATCTGGCGAGACAAAGAAAGGTAGATCACCGATCAGGCTCACGCCTTTGGAGTGCGCGTGTTCCTTGAGTTCATCGCCCTGGCGGAACAGCAGAAATTGTGCAAAGCGAACTTGATCGATTTGAGTTGCCAGCTCCCGCCGCACGGTGGCAAGAGCGTCCGGACTGCGCTGAACCAGCTCTTCCGGCCATTCGAGATAATAAGCGCCGTGATATTTGGCTTTCAGCGCCCGAAATAGCGCGTAGTCTTCCAGCCAATGCTCATGTTGAGCGCAGAACTCATCGTATGCGGGACGTAGATCCTTGCGCTCTCCGGTCTGGAAGTTTGTCCATGCTTTTTCGAGGAGTTTGTTCTTAAATGGGATTACGGCGTCGTAGTCCACCACATCCGCAGCAAAGTTACACTCGCAATCCGCCGCCTTGAGCAACCCCTCCAGAATCAGGCAGCCAGGGCTGATCATCATGGCGTTTCCGGCAAACGATGACATCGACTGATATGGAGAATTCCCATAACCGGTCGGTCCGAGCGGCAGAGCCTGCCACCATCTCTGGCCCGCATAATGAAGACGATCCACCCAGGAGAACGCCGACGATCCCAGATCGCCAATGCCATATTGGGACGGCAGAGACGTGACGTGTAACAACAAACCGGAAGCCCGGTAGTCGCGTGGAAATGGAGGAACATTCACGGGCAGGCCGTTGCTGCTCATTGCTATGCTCCGGACTCCAGCGCGCTGTTCACCATTTCCTCCGCTTCGCTCACGATCGCATTCAGATGCGACTCGCTCTTGAAGCTCTCCGCGTAAATCTTGTAGATGTTCTCGGTGCCGGAGGGGCGGGCCGCAAACCAGCCGCTTTTTGCGACGACTTTCAGCCCGCCAATCGGAGCTTGATTGCCCGGCGCCTTGGTCAGCTTGCCGGTGATTGGCTCGCCGGCCAACTCCGATTCCTTGACTGCATCGGGTGAGAGCTTCTGCAATTTTGCTTTTTGTTCTGGCGTGGCCTGCGCGTCGATGCGTGTGTAGTACGGCGTGCCGAACTCTGCTGTCAGTTCCCGGTAGTGCTCCCCGGGATCCTTATCCGTGCGGGCGGTGATCTCTGCGGCCAGAAGGTCCATGATGGGTCCATCTTTGTCGGTGGTCCACACGGTTCCATCGAGGCGAAGAAAACTTGCTCCGGCGCTCTCTTCTCCTCCGAAACAGTAGGAGCCATCTACGAGTCCCGAAACGAACCACTTGAATCCTACCGGCACTTCGCGCAGCTCACGGCCGAGCCTTTTGACAACCCTGTCAATCATGCTGCTGCTTACCAGCGTCTTTCCTACAGCGGATTCCGGACGCCACCGCGGTCGGTGTGTGAGCAAGTATTGGATCGCCACCGCGAGGTAATGGTTCGGGTTCATCAAGCCCGCGCTGGGAGTGACAATCCCGTGCCGGTCCGAATCGGGATCGTTGGCGAAGGCAACCTGGTACTGATCTTTCAGCCCTACGAGCCGGGCCATAGCGTACGGACTGGAACAATCCATGCGGATTTTGCCATCGTGGTCCACGGTCATGAACGAGAAGGTTGGGTCAATGGTCGGATTGACAACGGTGACTTCCAGTCCGTAAATCGAATTGATTGGTTCCCAATACGGTCTTGCCGCTCCTCCCAGGGGGTCCACGCCAAGTTTGAGGCGGGCATCGCGAATGGCGTCGATATCCACGACGTTCTTGAGATCGCGAACGTAGGGCATGACAAAGTCTTCCTGGTGCGTGCTAGCGGCTCGGATGGCTCTGCTGAACGGAATGCGCTTTACCTCCGCATTTCCTGCGCGCAACAATTCGTTCGCTCGATCCTGGACCCAACCTGTGACGTCGGTATCGGCCGGGCCGCCGTTGGGTGGGTTGTACTTGAAGCCTCCATCTTCGGGTGGATTGTGTGAGGGCGTGATCACGATGCCGTCCGCAAAGTGGTCCTTACGATCGCGGTTGTACACGAGAATCGCTCGCGAGATGACAGGAGTCGGAGTTACACCATCATCCTGCTGGATGATCGTCTCGACGTTGTTCGCGGCGAGAACCTCGAGTGCCGTACGCTGTGCCGGGCCTGAGAGCGCGTGGGTATCCTTTCCCATATAAAGAGGACCGTCTGTTCCCTGCTCTCGGCGGTACTCGCAGATCGCCTGCGTAATCGCCAGGATGTGGGCTTCGGTGAATGTGCCGTGCAGTGGCGAGCCGCGATGTCCGCTGGTGCCGAAAGCGACGAGCTGGTTAGGATCGCTGGCGTCGGGTCGGCGCTCGAAGTACTCTTTCTCCAGGCGAGCGACGTCGATCAGCATCTCCCTGGGGGCCGGTTTGCCGGCTAGGGGTGAGAGTGTTGGCGCGTTTACTGTCGGCTGCGTTTCTAGGGTATGGGGCATTGTTCCACCTTCCAGATATCTGCTGCATATTCGGCGATCGTGCGGTCGCTCGAGAATTTTCCCGAACTTGCCACGTTCAGGATAGCCTTCCGCGCCCACTCGTCGGGATTGCCATAGAGCTCGCCGAGCCGGTCTTGCGCCTGACAGTAAGAGGTGAGATCGGCGAGGTGCATGTAGTGATCTCCGTTGGTTAGGAGAGTGTCGCGCAGCGGAGCAAATGTTCCCGGTTCGTAACGGCTGAAGTAATCAGAGAAGATGAGGTCGAGAGCTGCGCGTGTCTCCGGCTCGTGTTCGTAGTGCCAATTCGGGTTATACCAGCCACGGCTCTTTTCAACCTGATCTACCGTGAGGCCGAACAGAAACATGTTCTCCTCCCCGGCTTCCTCGGCCATCTCGATGGTGGCGCCGTCGCGCGTTCCGACTGTGAGCGCTCCGTTCATCATAAACTTCATGTTGCTGGTGCCGCTGGCTTCATAGCCCGCGGTCGAGATCTGGTTTGAAACATCGCTGGCTGGAATCAGCCGCTCCGCCAGCGAAACGTTGTACTCAGGCAGAAAAACAACTTTGATTCGACCGCGTACAAGAGGATCGCCGTCAATGGTGCCCGCGAGGTTGTTGATGAATTTTATGATGAGCTTCGCCAAGCGGTAAGCTGGTGCCGCTTTACCGGCGAAGAAGAATGTCCGCGGCACCATTTCCACATCGGGATTCTCCCGCAGCCGGTTATAAACAACGACGATCCGCAGCGCATTCAGCAGTTGCCGCTTGTATTCGTGGATGCGTTTCACCTGGCAGTCGAAGATGGTATCCGGGTCCACGATCTGTCCCGATGTCGATTTGAGCCAATTGGCAAACTGAGCCTTGGCCTCGCGTTTCGAACTGAGGAACGCTTCACGAAAGCTGCGGTTATCAGCAAACGGCTTGAGGTCGTTGAGTCGGCTAAGGTCGGTGATCCAGCGATCGCCAAGTACATCTGTGATGGCACTCGCCAGTGCGGGATTCGCTTCCAGCAGCCAGCGTCGTGGCGTCACCCCGTTGGTTTTGTTGCTGAAGCGTTCAGGAAACATTTCGGCCAGATCTTTAACCGTGGTCGTGCGCAGCAGTTTCGAGTGGACAGCAGCCACTCCGTTCGTGCTGTGGGATCCCACTATCGCCAAGTTGGCCATGCGGATTTTGCGCGTCCTTCCCTCTTCCACCACACTGATGCGTTCGACGCGTCCCTCGTCGCCCGGAAAGCGGACGCGGGTTT
Encoded here:
- a CDS encoding glycogen/starch/alpha-glucan phosphorylase, producing MSTKSVVRPDSAKVVPMTTKTANLSELLQRYGSSSIPFVGKEDALYDRHLVFDRAIDPKVASARERFEAFSRSVRDILAQRWVQTKTTYEQQNAKRIYYLSLEFLIGRSLANNITNLLLDPAVQQAIREKSLDWLELIEQEPDAGLGNGGLGRLAACFLDSMATMQLPATGYGLRYEYGMFRQSFENGWQRENPDNWLRDADPWEICRAHEKVEIKLNCTFKLRGGCFEVIPNRPSSLYGIPFDRPVVGYGGKTINTLRLWAAAAPDSFDFQEFGTGDFVGALGETLEAESLTRLLYPDDSTTAGQSLRFLQEYFLVACSLADLVRRFLRHNTDWERLPEKAAIQLNDTHPSMAVAELMRILLDDARLGWDQAWDLTKRTLAYTNHTLLPEALEKWPAAWFEALLPRQLEIIYEVNRRLLDETRVRFPGDEGRVERISVVEEGRTRKIRMANLAIVGSHSTNGVAAVHSKLLRTTTVKDLAEMFPERFSNKTNGVTPRRWLLEANPALASAITDVLGDRWITDLSRLNDLKPFADNRSFREAFLSSKREAKAQFANWLKSTSGQIVDPDTIFDCQVKRIHEYKRQLLNALRIVVVYNRLRENPDVEMVPRTFFFAGKAAPAYRLAKLIIKFINNLAGTIDGDPLVRGRIKVVFLPEYNVSLAERLIPASDVSNQISTAGYEASGTSNMKFMMNGALTVGTRDGATIEMAEEAGEENMFLFGLTVDQVEKSRGWYNPNWHYEHEPETRAALDLIFSDYFSRYEPGTFAPLRDTLLTNGDHYMHLADLTSYCQAQDRLGELYGNPDEWARKAILNVASSGKFSSDRTIAEYAADIWKVEQCPIP